The Geobacillus stearothermophilus ATCC 12980 genome contains a region encoding:
- a CDS encoding cytochrome c biogenesis protein ResB, with protein MKQVKCECGHVNPHGTAFCESCGKPLEERAGKTLLDMRYEGSARRSQTYKRTFIDQIWAFFSSVKVGVALIVITLIASAIGTIFPQQMYIPPNVDPAEYYKQQYGWAGKLYYELGFNNLYGSWWYILLIALIGVSLVICSLDRVVPLYRALKRQGVKRHPHFLERQRLFGVSHVSDLDKTMAVLKERLAARRYHVCEEDGHLLAEKGRFSRWGPYVNHIGLIIFLIGAMLRSVPGMYIDRVMWIPEGETKEIPGTNGRYFLKSEKFIFETYEKGKDNEVFNAAIDRVGNGMIAKNYQTNVVLYKRVGPVIPGAKPKLEKVKEYPIRVNKPLEFDHYALYQVDFRLNEPKAMSFQLADKQSGKTFGTVTVDLYDPKELYNLGHGYRVELLSYFPDFEFDEDGNPSTKSRVPNNPAFVFKMYAPDRPKGEVSFVAIQQTIEPFGNNKYKMAFAGFETRNVSGLTVRRDFTLWILGVGGAIFMIGLIQGMYWNHRRIWVQRVNGELWIAAHTNKNWFGLKNELRRLLDGTGVNMPADQLEEGKQAGQGGQAHGHGTA; from the coding sequence ATGAAACAAGTCAAATGTGAATGTGGGCACGTCAACCCGCATGGCACGGCGTTTTGCGAATCATGCGGCAAACCGCTCGAGGAGCGGGCGGGGAAAACGCTTTTGGACATGCGCTACGAAGGAAGCGCGCGCCGGTCGCAAACGTACAAGCGAACATTCATCGATCAAATTTGGGCGTTTTTCTCGTCGGTCAAAGTCGGAGTGGCACTCATCGTCATTACGCTCATTGCTTCGGCGATCGGCACGATTTTCCCTCAGCAAATGTATATTCCGCCGAACGTCGATCCGGCGGAGTATTATAAGCAGCAGTACGGTTGGGCAGGGAAGCTGTATTATGAGCTCGGCTTTAACAACTTGTACGGCTCATGGTGGTACATCCTGCTCATCGCTTTAATCGGCGTTTCGCTTGTCATTTGCAGCTTGGACCGGGTCGTGCCGCTATATCGCGCCTTGAAGCGGCAAGGGGTGAAGCGCCATCCGCATTTCTTGGAGCGGCAGCGGTTGTTTGGCGTCTCGCATGTGAGCGATCTCGACAAAACGATGGCCGTGTTGAAAGAACGGCTGGCTGCGCGGCGCTACCATGTCTGTGAGGAAGACGGGCATTTGCTCGCTGAAAAAGGGCGGTTTTCCCGTTGGGGGCCGTACGTCAATCATATCGGCCTCATCATTTTCTTGATCGGGGCAATGCTTCGTTCCGTTCCCGGCATGTACATCGATCGGGTGATGTGGATTCCGGAAGGGGAGACGAAAGAAATTCCGGGGACAAACGGCCGCTACTTTTTAAAGAGTGAAAAATTTATTTTTGAAACATATGAGAAAGGCAAAGACAACGAAGTGTTCAACGCTGCCATCGACCGCGTCGGCAACGGGATGATCGCCAAAAACTATCAAACAAACGTTGTGTTGTATAAGCGCGTCGGTCCTGTGATCCCCGGCGCCAAGCCGAAGCTTGAAAAAGTGAAGGAGTATCCGATTCGCGTCAACAAGCCGCTGGAGTTCGATCATTATGCGCTCTATCAAGTCGATTTCCGCTTGAATGAGCCGAAAGCGATGTCATTTCAGTTGGCGGACAAACAGTCGGGGAAAACGTTCGGCACGGTGACGGTCGATTTGTATGATCCGAAAGAGTTGTACAATCTCGGACATGGGTATCGCGTTGAGCTATTAAGCTATTTTCCTGATTTTGAGTTTGATGAAGACGGCAATCCGTCAACGAAGTCGCGCGTGCCGAACAATCCGGCGTTCGTGTTCAAAATGTACGCGCCGGACCGTCCGAAAGGGGAAGTCAGCTTCGTCGCCATCCAACAAACGATCGAACCGTTTGGCAACAACAAGTACAAAATGGCGTTCGCGGGGTTTGAGACGCGCAATGTCTCCGGCTTGACCGTCCGCCGCGATTTCACGCTTTGGATTTTAGGGGTAGGCGGCGCGATTTTCATGATCGGGCTCATCCAAGGGATGTATTGGAACCACCGCCGCATTTGGGTGCAACGGGTCAACGGCGAGCTATGGATCGCCGCGCACACGAATAAAAATTGGTTCGGCTTGAAAAACGAGCTGCGCCGTTTGCTTGACGGTACTGGTGTGAATATGCCGGCCGATCAGCTCGAAGAAGGGAAACAGGCCGGACAAGGGGGGCAAGCTCATGGACATGGCACAGCTTAG
- a CDS encoding D-alanyl-D-alanine carboxypeptidase family protein, translated as MNKKKRLIALILALAAGIMAFVPERMRAMDGVSAKSAILIEQHSRRVLFAKDAYTKRRIASITKIMTAILAIESGKMDDTVTVSARAVRTEGSSIYLRQGEKIKLRDLVYGLMLRSGNDAAVAIAEHVGGSVEGFVFLMNKKAAEIGMRDTEFANPHGLDDAENHYSTAYDMALLMQYAMKNEEFRRISGTKVYRAPAPPGEDGARVWRNKNKLLTSLYEYCTGGKTGYTKRAHRTLVTTASKGGIDLIAVTLDAPDDWNDHIAMYEYGFSHYHIAKVSSERVVDKISDPFYRGRLQAVRDLRYPVTDKEESGLRVKVYLLKPRKEWKEYPEQAPTEVGKVVLYLHQKAVDSVPLLYEPGKEESGRGFLWQVFRFLGVRSDG; from the coding sequence ATGAATAAGAAGAAGCGGCTCATTGCGCTCATTCTTGCACTCGCTGCGGGGATTATGGCATTTGTTCCAGAGCGGATGCGCGCTATGGATGGGGTGAGCGCAAAAAGCGCGATTTTGATAGAGCAGCATTCCAGGCGGGTTTTGTTTGCCAAGGATGCCTATACAAAACGGCGCATCGCCAGTATTACGAAAATTATGACCGCCATTTTGGCGATTGAATCGGGGAAGATGGACGACACGGTGACGGTCAGCGCCCGCGCTGTCCGGACCGAAGGGTCGTCAATTTACTTGCGCCAAGGGGAGAAAATCAAACTGCGCGATTTGGTATATGGGCTGATGCTTCGTTCCGGCAACGACGCGGCGGTGGCCATCGCTGAACATGTCGGCGGCAGCGTCGAGGGGTTTGTGTTTTTAATGAACAAAAAGGCGGCTGAAATCGGGATGCGCGACACAGAGTTTGCCAATCCGCACGGATTGGACGATGCGGAAAACCATTACTCAACGGCCTATGATATGGCGTTGCTCATGCAATACGCGATGAAAAACGAAGAGTTTCGTCGCATTTCCGGAACGAAAGTGTACCGCGCCCCCGCTCCGCCCGGCGAAGACGGCGCGCGTGTGTGGCGAAATAAAAACAAGTTGTTGACAAGTCTTTACGAATATTGCACCGGCGGCAAAACCGGCTATACGAAACGAGCCCATCGCACGCTCGTGACGACGGCGTCCAAAGGCGGCATCGATTTGATCGCCGTGACGTTGGATGCACCGGACGATTGGAATGACCATATCGCTATGTACGAATATGGATTTTCTCATTATCACATCGCCAAAGTGAGCAGCGAGCGGGTGGTCGACAAAATTTCTGATCCGTTTTACCGCGGGCGGCTGCAGGCGGTCCGCGATTTGCGATATCCGGTGACCGATAAAGAGGAGAGCGGGCTGCGGGTGAAAGTGTATTTGCTGAAGCCGCGCAAAGAGTGGAAAGAATACCCAGAACAGGCACCGACAGAGGTCGGAAAGGTGGTGCTTTATTTGCATCAAAAGGCGGTTGATTCGGTGCCGCTGCTGTATGAACCGGGAAAGGAAGAAAGCGGCCGAGGGTTTTTATGGCAAGTATTTCGCTTTTTAGGTGTGAGAAGCGATGGTTAA
- the resA gene encoding thiol-disulfide oxidoreductase ResA, producing MKKQQRLVMRTAILLVLLAAIGYTIYTNFFTEKTAVAVGSTAPDFVLADLKGHEHRLSDYRGKGVFLNFWGTWCKPCEREMPYMNELYPLYQKQGVEILAVNVGEPKLSVEKFAERFGLTFPIVIDRQDQVLNAYNVGPLPTTFLIDKNGEVKKIITGTMTKADIQRHLESIKP from the coding sequence ATGAAAAAGCAACAGCGCTTAGTGATGAGGACAGCGATTTTGCTCGTGTTGCTCGCGGCGATCGGCTATACGATTTACACGAATTTTTTCACGGAGAAAACGGCTGTCGCTGTTGGTTCGACGGCGCCTGATTTTGTGTTGGCCGATTTGAAAGGGCATGAACATCGTCTTTCAGACTATCGCGGCAAAGGCGTCTTTTTGAATTTTTGGGGGACGTGGTGCAAACCGTGTGAGCGGGAAATGCCGTATATGAACGAACTGTACCCGCTCTATCAAAAGCAAGGTGTCGAAATTTTGGCGGTCAATGTCGGCGAACCGAAGCTGAGCGTCGAGAAATTTGCGGAGCGGTTTGGTCTGACCTTTCCGATTGTGATCGACCGTCAAGATCAAGTGTTGAACGCCTATAATGTCGGCCCGCTGCCAACCACGTTTTTGATTGACAAAAACGGCGAAGTGAAGAAAATCATCACCGGCACGATGACAAAAGCAGACATTCAGCGCCATTTGGAAAGCATCAAACCGTAA
- a CDS encoding pseudouridine synthase, with protein sequence MERLQKVIARAGISSRRKAEELILQGRVKVNGRVVKELGVKVGPRDDVEVDGIPIEREEPVYYLLYKPRGVISSVKDDRGRKVVTDFFKDLDKRIYPIGRLDYDTSGLLLLTNDGDFANLLMHPRYEIEKVYIAKVKGIPTHEQLKRLEQGVQLEDGMTAPAKVKLLSADRKKGTAIVEIRIHEGRNRQVRRMFEAIGCEVLKLKRERYAFLDLKGMRPGEYRELTPHEVKLLRVLAQSGGRK encoded by the coding sequence ATGGAACGGTTGCAAAAAGTGATCGCCCGCGCCGGCATCTCGTCAAGGCGCAAGGCGGAAGAACTCATTTTGCAAGGGCGGGTGAAAGTGAACGGCCGCGTCGTCAAGGAGCTTGGCGTCAAGGTCGGGCCGCGCGATGATGTCGAAGTCGACGGCATCCCGATCGAGCGCGAAGAGCCGGTGTATTATTTGCTGTACAAGCCGCGCGGGGTGATTTCCAGCGTCAAAGATGACAGAGGCCGCAAAGTGGTGACCGATTTTTTCAAAGATCTGGACAAACGCATTTATCCGATCGGGCGGCTTGACTACGATACGTCTGGACTGCTTTTGTTGACGAATGACGGCGACTTTGCCAACCTGCTTATGCACCCGCGGTATGAAATTGAAAAAGTGTACATTGCCAAAGTGAAAGGCATTCCAACGCACGAGCAGCTGAAACGGCTCGAACAAGGAGTGCAGCTGGAAGATGGCATGACGGCGCCAGCCAAAGTGAAGCTGCTCTCCGCCGACCGGAAGAAGGGGACAGCCATTGTGGAAATCCGTATCCACGAAGGACGAAACCGGCAAGTGCGCCGCATGTTTGAGGCGATCGGCTGCGAGGTGCTGAAGCTGAAGCGGGAGCGGTACGCGTTTCTCGATTTGAAAGGGATGCGCCCCGGCGAATACCGCGAGCTGACACCGCATGAGGTAAAGTTGCTGCGCGTCCTTGCCCAATCCGGGGGAAGAAAATGA
- a CDS encoding spore maturation protein, producing the protein MAIVQLLSVWLIPALIAFILLYGTAKKVPTYEAFVEGGKEGIEIAFSLIPYLVGMLVSVAIFRASGALDAMMEVIKPLADAIGLPAEVVPLAALRTLSGTAALGMTTDLIATYGPDSFIGRLASTIQGSTETTLYVLTVYFGAVGVKKMGDALKVGILADILSFIVSVFIVLFVFGR; encoded by the coding sequence ATGGCTATCGTCCAACTTCTTTCTGTTTGGCTGATCCCTGCGCTCATTGCTTTTATTTTGCTTTACGGTACAGCAAAGAAAGTGCCGACGTACGAAGCGTTTGTGGAAGGCGGCAAGGAAGGGATCGAGATCGCGTTTTCGCTCATCCCGTATTTGGTCGGCATGTTGGTGTCGGTCGCCATTTTCCGAGCCTCAGGGGCGCTTGATGCCATGATGGAAGTGATCAAACCGCTGGCTGATGCCATTGGACTGCCGGCCGAAGTCGTTCCGCTTGCGGCTCTCCGCACGCTTTCCGGCACGGCGGCGCTCGGCATGACGACCGATTTGATCGCTACTTACGGCCCGGATTCGTTCATCGGGCGCCTTGCTTCTACGATCCAAGGCAGTACGGAGACGACGCTTTACGTGCTCACCGTCTATTTTGGCGCCGTCGGCGTCAAAAAAATGGGCGATGCGTTAAAAGTCGGCATTTTGGCCGACATTCTCAGCTTTATTGTTTCTGTTTTCATCGTTTTGTTTGTATTCGGGCGCTAG
- a CDS encoding nucleoside recognition domain-containing protein, which translates to MVNLIWVMMAVIGIVFAAANGTMDEVNKAVFESAKEAVTISIGMISILVFWLGLMAIAERSGLLANVARLFMPLVRRLFPEVPPGHPALGYIVSNMVANMFGLGNAATPMGIKAMEQLKKLNGGRDEASRSMVTFLAMNTSGITLIPTTVISIRMTYGSAAPSEIIGTTIVASTISTIGAVLIDRYYYWKRMRKGRKP; encoded by the coding sequence ATGGTTAACCTCATTTGGGTGATGATGGCGGTGATTGGCATCGTCTTTGCGGCGGCCAACGGCACGATGGACGAAGTGAACAAGGCGGTGTTTGAAAGCGCGAAAGAGGCGGTGACGATCAGCATCGGCATGATCAGCATTTTAGTCTTTTGGCTCGGGTTGATGGCGATTGCCGAGCGGTCCGGCTTGCTTGCTAACGTTGCGCGCCTGTTTATGCCGCTCGTACGCCGCTTGTTTCCAGAGGTGCCGCCCGGCCATCCCGCGCTTGGCTATATCGTCTCGAATATGGTCGCCAACATGTTCGGCCTTGGCAATGCGGCGACGCCGATGGGCATAAAGGCGATGGAGCAGCTAAAAAAGCTCAACGGCGGCCGCGACGAAGCGAGCCGATCGATGGTGACGTTTTTGGCCATGAACACATCAGGCATTACGCTCATTCCGACGACTGTCATCTCGATTCGCATGACGTACGGTTCAGCGGCGCCGAGCGAGATCATTGGGACGACGATCGTCGCTTCGACGATTTCGACGATTGGGGCGGTATTGATTGACCGGTACTATTATTGGAAACGGATGCGGAAAGGCAGGAAGCCATAA